The Blautia hydrogenotrophica DSM 10507 genome window below encodes:
- a CDS encoding flavodoxin domain-containing protein, which translates to MREVIIYCSKTGFTKRYAQWLQESLGCSCIPWEEVQTVDLGSYDTVIFASWIHAGKIQQLPWFLSQSLKAATKIVLVTGAAPPDNEETRRTLEANFKDCRQEEYKVFYLQSGLCYEKMGWKDRLMMKVFSKMLDRMKEKDGTKKEMAGLVKNSFDYSKRENLQPVIEYAERHCR; encoded by the coding sequence ATGAGAGAGGTCATTATCTACTGTTCTAAGACTGGTTTTACAAAGCGGTATGCTCAGTGGCTTCAAGAGAGTCTAGGATGCAGTTGTATTCCTTGGGAGGAAGTTCAGACTGTGGACTTGGGAAGTTATGACACGGTGATTTTTGCGTCCTGGATTCACGCGGGAAAGATTCAGCAACTTCCCTGGTTTTTGAGTCAGTCTTTAAAAGCCGCGACCAAAATCGTGCTGGTCACAGGGGCGGCGCCGCCGGATAATGAGGAGACGAGACGTACGTTAGAGGCGAACTTTAAGGACTGCCGGCAGGAGGAATATAAAGTTTTCTATCTGCAAAGTGGACTGTGTTATGAGAAGATGGGCTGGAAAGACAGGTTGATGATGAAGGTGTTCAGTAAGATGTTGGACAGAATGAAGGAGAAAGACGGGACAAAAAAGGAGATGGCAGGATTGGTGAAAAACTCCTTTGACTATAGCAAGAGGGAGAACTTACAGCCTGTGATTGAATACGCAGAGAGACATTGTCGGTGA
- a CDS encoding TetR/AcrR family transcriptional regulator produces MPRQRITKEMVVEAAFSLAREGGMEKVLVKNIAERIGCSVQPVYCYCRNMDGLRADVVEYTGKFIQEYVSERIDSSCLFESVGRAHALLAKEEPHLYRLYFLRKRKRAHSLEEIYQEETNPKVLEDITQKLGMEEDRAKKLHKHMMIYNIGLSFILACLGEETNTEEMKIMANEAYEAFQAKFMEMEAAKR; encoded by the coding sequence GTGCCCAGACAGAGGATTACAAAAGAAATGGTGGTGGAAGCAGCTTTTTCGCTGGCCCGTGAGGGTGGAATGGAGAAGGTGCTGGTCAAAAATATAGCGGAGAGAATTGGGTGTTCGGTGCAGCCTGTGTACTGCTACTGTCGAAATATGGATGGACTGAGAGCGGACGTGGTGGAGTATACGGGAAAATTTATTCAGGAATATGTATCTGAGCGGATAGATTCTTCCTGCCTGTTTGAGAGCGTGGGAAGGGCTCATGCTCTGTTGGCAAAAGAGGAACCTCATTTGTACCGACTGTATTTTTTAAGAAAGAGAAAAAGGGCTCATTCGCTTGAGGAAATTTATCAGGAGGAGACAAATCCCAAGGTATTAGAAGATATCACGCAGAAATTAGGGATGGAAGAGGACAGAGCGAAGAAGCTGCACAAACACATGATGATCTATAATATTGGTCTGTCTTTTATCCTGGCTTGTCTGGGGGAAGAGACAAATACCGAGGAGATGAAAATTATGGCAAATGAGGCGTATGAAGCTTTTCAGGCAAAATTTATGGAGATGGAGGCAGCAAAAAGATGA
- a CDS encoding GNAT family N-acetyltransferase has translation MEVLAMKIEDYDEAWKIWVHTKGMGLNNLDDSREGIRKFLRRNPSTCFVAKNEGKVIGVILAGNDGRRGYIYHLAVKESERRKGVADRLLKTAMKALEKEGIKKIASLVYKENKIGNQFWEKEGFVLKEGMRYRSKAVADLYDISIE, from the coding sequence ATGGAAGTATTAGCAATGAAAATTGAGGATTACGATGAGGCGTGGAAAATCTGGGTACATACAAAAGGAATGGGCTTGAATAATCTGGATGATTCTAGGGAGGGAATTCGAAAATTTTTAAGACGAAATCCTTCCACTTGTTTTGTCGCAAAGAATGAAGGAAAGGTGATCGGAGTAATTCTGGCTGGAAATGATGGCAGGAGAGGCTATATCTATCATTTGGCAGTGAAAGAGAGTGAGAGGAGGAAGGGGGTAGCAGATAGGTTGCTTAAAACGGCGATGAAAGCATTGGAGAAAGAAGGAATCAAAAAGATTGCTTCGCTGGTCTATAAGGAAAATAAGATTGGCAATCAGTTCTGGGAAAAAGAAGGCTTTGTTCTGAAAGAGGGGATGAGGTACAGGAGCAAGGCGGTGGCAGATTTGTATGATATCAGCATAGAATAA
- a CDS encoding TspO/MBR family protein, whose translation MEKIQWKPLLLSILISLGTGTLAGLLTSGSMEKYQTLYHPPLAPPGWVFPVVWTILYFLMGVAAYRVYVSGNDDTKQALLIYGAQLLVNALWPLLFFKLDAYFFSFIWLLLLFDLVLLTARCFSMIDQIAGKLLIPYLIWLVFAGYLNLAYLIHNLFN comes from the coding sequence ATGGAGAAAATCCAATGGAAACCTTTGCTGCTGAGTATTCTCATCAGTCTTGGCACGGGAACTTTGGCAGGGCTTTTGACTTCAGGGAGCATGGAGAAATATCAGACGCTCTATCATCCACCTCTTGCACCACCGGGTTGGGTGTTCCCCGTGGTGTGGACGATACTTTATTTTTTGATGGGAGTTGCCGCGTATCGAGTCTACGTCTCTGGAAACGATGACACCAAACAGGCTCTGTTGATTTACGGGGCACAGCTTTTAGTGAATGCTCTGTGGCCGCTGCTGTTCTTTAAATTGGACGCATACTTTTTTTCTTTTATCTGGTTGCTACTGCTGTTTGATCTGGTATTGTTGACGGCCAGGTGCTTTTCTATGATTGACCAAATTGCAGGAAAACTTTTGATTCCCTATTTGATCTGGCTGGTGTTCGCAGGATACTTAAATTTAGCTTATCTGATACATAACTTATTTAATTAA